One Glycine max cultivar Williams 82 chromosome 3, Glycine_max_v4.0, whole genome shotgun sequence DNA window includes the following coding sequences:
- the LOC100787716 gene encoding L10-interacting MYB domain-containing protein, with product MGIGNDTERLRTIWTPEMDRFFINLMLEQVAQGRKFEDHLFSKRAWKHMSLKFNAKFNFQYEKDVLKNRHKTLRNLYRGIKNLLAQPGFSWDEKRNMVIADNHVWDEYLTVDANVRSYRVKSIPYFEDLCTVYGHVMEGKGDTAPEESSNSGEYGAITPFLSKDVCEDDDELLCDVRTDEDCGISTVENATDDCEQRAKKTASSSGTRTRTYWQPPMDRYFINLMLAHLHKGNQFDGVFSKQAWVEMISSFNKKFGFEYSLEILKNRHKTLRRQYNLIKSLLQLHGFDWDETRQMVIADDCFWQDYIKVHPDARQYMTRPLPYYKDLCAIFDPNFDEKESLLQDKLQNAVDFQTECPQTSKTGQSPITPNSNEEQFSSVNELANICQKQKRQLEKGSNFTSPKKSRNDEQGMAVALCEMAAVVSTVSAKKIDTSISIENVIEAVQALPDMDDELVLDACDFLEDERKAKTFLALDAKLRKKWLIRKLRIQM from the exons ATGGGTATAGGCAATGATACTGAACGCCTCAGAACAATTTGGACACCTGAGATGGATCGATTTTTCATTAATCTTATGTTAGAGCAGGTTGCCCAGGGCCGTAAATTTGAGGATCATTTGTTTAGCAAAAGAGCTTGGAAGCATATGTCTTTAAAGTTCAATGCTAAGTTCAATTTTCAGTATGAAAAAGATGTTCTCAAGAACCGCCACAAAACGTTACGGAATTTGTACAGGGGCATTAAGAACCTTCTTGCCCAACCGGGGTTTAGCTGGGACGAAAAGCGAAATATGGTTATTGCTGATAATCATGTTTGGGATGAATATCTCACG GTAGATGCGAATGTGCGGTCATACAGAGTAAAAAGCATTCCCTATTTCGAAGATTTGTGTACTGTTTATGGACATGTGATGGAAGGAAAAG GTGATACTGCACCAGAAGAATCATCTAATTCAGGCGAATATGGAGCAATTACACCCTTTCTATCTAAGGATGTCTGTGAGGATGATGATGAGCTTCTTTGTGATGTTAGGACTGATGAAGACTGTGGAATCTCTACCGTGGAAAATGCAACTGATGACTGTGAGCAAAGGGCAAAGAAAACAGCATCCTCTTCTGGTACCCGGACCCGGACTTATTGGCAGCCACCAATGGATCGTTACTTCATTAACTTGATGCTTGCCCATCTGCACAAAGGGAACCAATTTGATGGGGTCTTCAGCAAACAAGCATGGGTGGAAATGATTtcatcattcaataaaaaatttggctttgagtatAGTTTGGAGATTCTTAAGAATAGGCACAAAACTCTGAGAAGGcaatacaatttaattaaaagtctCCTTCAGTTGCATGGCTTTGACTGGGATGAAACACGCCAGATGGTTATTGCCGATGATTGTTTCTGGCAAGATTATATAAAG GTTCATCCTGATGCACGACAATATATGACCCGACCTTTGCCATACTATAAAGATTTGTGTGCCATATTTGATCCAAATTTTGACGAAAAAGAATCTCTGCTTCAAGATAAGCTTCAAAATGCAGTTGATTTTCAGACCGAGTGTCCTCAGACATCTAAAACTGGTCAGTCTCCAATTACACCCAATTCCAATGAAGAACAATTTAGCAGTGTCAATGAGTTAGCAAATATATGTCAGAAGCAAAAGCGTCAACTAGAGAAGGGTTCTAATTTTACTAGTCCTAAAAAATCAAGGAATGATGAACAAGGCATGGCTGTTGCTCTCTGTGAGATGGCAGCTGTAGTTTCAACTGTGTCTGCAAAAAAGATCGATACCTCAATATCAATAGAGAATGTCATAGAAGCAGTGCAAGCATTGCCTGATATGGATGATGAGCTGGTTTTGGATGCTTGCGATTTCTTGGAGGATGAAAGAAAAGCTAAAACATTTCTTGCATTGGATGCCAAGCTTAGGAAGAAATGGTTGATTAGGAAACTTCGCATACAGATGTAG